The following are encoded together in the Bacillus sp. V2I10 genome:
- a CDS encoding Yip1 family protein: MEQQTNPAVGGNAPQPPKPSLFGMIMNPGEQFERIRQNPKVLVGFLLVTLMVLAGAFLSYVYSAELTGELTSELGVTEEEAAIFGTIMGIVSIVVGGIGGIIVLLIMAAITLALTKMVGSAVKFKQILSMTIYIAFVTSIGTLLNGLIAFLVKEENYMNPYTSLNSIVDAEGGLGGLLMTFEVFTIWGTILTAIGLQRVAGLSKAAAWTIAIVFFVIGAVLAAAGGVLEGMFPAA, translated from the coding sequence ATGGAACAGCAAACAAATCCGGCAGTAGGAGGAAACGCGCCGCAGCCCCCTAAACCGTCTTTATTCGGAATGATTATGAACCCGGGGGAGCAGTTTGAACGTATTCGTCAAAATCCTAAAGTGCTTGTAGGATTTCTTCTTGTCACGCTGATGGTATTGGCGGGGGCATTTCTATCATATGTCTATAGTGCGGAACTTACAGGGGAATTAACTTCAGAGCTTGGGGTAACAGAAGAAGAAGCGGCCATATTTGGCACAATTATGGGAATTGTTTCTATCGTTGTCGGAGGTATAGGAGGCATTATCGTTCTTTTGATAATGGCAGCTATTACTTTGGCCCTTACGAAAATGGTTGGTTCTGCCGTTAAATTCAAACAAATTCTTTCCATGACGATTTACATCGCATTTGTCACATCTATCGGAACGCTTTTAAACGGTCTTATTGCATTTTTAGTAAAAGAAGAAAATTATATGAATCCATACACTAGCTTAAACAGTATTGTTGATGCTGAAGGCGGCTTGGGCGGATTGCTCATGACGTTTGAAGTTTTCACGATTTGGGGAACGATTTTGACGGCAATCGGCCTTCAGCGTGTTGCAGGTTTATCTAAAGCAGCAGCCTGGACAATAGCAATCGTTTTCTTCGTCATCGGCGCGGTATTAGCCGCTGCTGGAGGGGTGCTTGAAGGGATGTTCCCTGCAGCATGA
- a CDS encoding ABC transporter ATP-binding protein gives MQKKEKQDLIKQRFYYSTDQIIEKPFNWKQMGRLMGYIKPYSKKLLPLSFLTVILTTIVRLIVPILIGVYTLDKAIVQKDLDLLWVLVGSIFGLYLVSYVANTLRIRWMNMLGQNVIYDLRKHLFTHVQSLSHRFFDSRSAGSILVRIMNDINSLQELFTSGVINLLMDFLLLIGVIIILFTISPPLALAIMIILPIMFFISTSLRKKIRRSWQTVRLKQSMLNSHLNESIQGIRVTQAYTQEKENIQFFDGINTENFSSWQDATQKNAVFRPFVEMTNAIGTGILIWFGASLIANESITIGEFVSFAFYLGMFWEPISRLGQVYNQLLMGMASSERIFEFLDEKPIVSESDDPVVLLDMKGDIEFDKVEFSYDGNRKALKGVSLQIASGQTVALVGHTGSGKTTIANLISRFYDATGGEVKIDGYNIRDLSIGSLRSQISVVLQDTFIFSGTIMENIRFGRPDASDEEVIAAAEAVGADEFIKDLVNGYETEVEERGNVLSVGERQLLSFARAILADPKILILDEATASIDTESEVKIQQALKTLLKGRTAIMIAHRLSTIREADNIIVLDHGNIMEQGNHGELMKQQGIYFELVKAQFRMLDAG, from the coding sequence ATGCAAAAGAAAGAAAAACAGGATTTAATTAAGCAGAGGTTCTACTACTCTACAGATCAAATCATAGAAAAACCTTTTAACTGGAAACAGATGGGGAGGCTAATGGGGTATATTAAGCCGTATTCGAAAAAACTTTTGCCCCTCTCATTTCTTACCGTTATTTTAACGACCATTGTCCGTTTAATTGTGCCGATTTTAATCGGTGTATACACGCTGGATAAAGCAATCGTTCAAAAGGATCTCGATCTGCTTTGGGTGCTGGTAGGGTCCATTTTTGGGCTTTACCTCGTTTCTTATGTGGCCAATACGCTCAGGATCAGGTGGATGAACATGCTTGGGCAAAATGTGATTTATGATTTGCGCAAGCATTTGTTTACACATGTGCAATCTCTGTCCCATCGCTTTTTTGATTCTAGATCAGCAGGATCCATTCTCGTTCGGATCATGAATGACATTAACTCTCTTCAGGAGCTTTTTACAAGCGGGGTTATCAATCTATTAATGGATTTCCTGCTGCTGATCGGCGTTATCATTATTCTGTTTACAATCAGTCCGCCTCTTGCTCTTGCGATCATGATTATCCTGCCGATCATGTTTTTTATCTCAACAAGCCTGCGAAAAAAAATCCGGAGATCATGGCAAACGGTACGCCTGAAGCAGTCCATGCTGAATTCACATTTAAATGAAAGTATACAGGGCATCCGGGTTACTCAAGCATACACTCAAGAAAAGGAAAACATCCAATTCTTTGATGGCATCAATACGGAAAACTTCAGCAGCTGGCAGGATGCTACTCAGAAAAATGCCGTGTTCCGTCCATTCGTTGAAATGACAAATGCCATCGGAACAGGTATCCTTATTTGGTTCGGTGCCTCATTAATTGCAAATGAATCGATTACTATTGGTGAGTTTGTTTCATTTGCTTTTTATCTGGGAATGTTTTGGGAGCCGATTTCAAGGCTTGGCCAAGTGTATAATCAGCTTCTGATGGGGATGGCATCATCTGAAAGAATATTTGAATTTTTAGATGAAAAGCCAATTGTATCAGAATCCGATGATCCGGTCGTTCTTTTAGATATGAAGGGGGATATCGAGTTTGATAAAGTCGAATTCTCCTATGATGGAAACCGCAAAGCATTAAAAGGGGTATCACTTCAAATCGCGTCTGGTCAAACTGTTGCACTTGTAGGCCATACAGGTTCAGGAAAAACAACGATTGCTAATTTAATCAGCCGCTTTTACGATGCAACAGGCGGTGAGGTAAAGATAGACGGCTATAACATCCGGGATTTATCAATTGGAAGCCTGCGGTCACAAATCAGTGTAGTCCTGCAGGATACTTTTATCTTCTCGGGAACGATCATGGAAAATATCCGTTTCGGCAGACCTGATGCATCAGACGAAGAAGTCATTGCAGCAGCTGAAGCTGTCGGGGCAGATGAATTTATTAAAGATTTAGTAAATGGCTATGAGACAGAGGTTGAAGAACGCGGCAACGTTTTATCTGTTGGAGAAAGACAGCTTCTCTCCTTTGCAAGAGCCATTCTGGCAGATCCAAAAATATTAATTTTGGATGAGGCAACAGCAAGTATCGATACAGAATCAGAAGTGAAAATCCAGCAGGCATTAAAAACGCTATTAAAAGGAAGAACTGCGATTATGATTGCCCATCGCTTATCAACTATTCGCGAGGCAGACAACATCATTGTACTCGATCATGGGAATATCATGGAGCAGGGAAATCACGGAGAGCTTATGAAGCAGCAGGGAATCTACTTTGAGCTTGTGAAGGCTCAATTCAGAATGCTTGATGCAGGGTAA
- a CDS encoding ABC transporter ATP-binding protein, with protein sequence METFKKLRAFYMPYKNDFLWSMGFLLIMTAITVVYPMVLQFTIDDVVLNEQFSLVPWIALGFVGIMTVKGVATYFHQYLGDMFGIKSVYRMRNELYEKLQRLPFRYYDNAKTGDLMSRLTADVEGFRFFLSFGIAELIRFIILIVISLCVMFYYSVPLTFVTIAALPFLAVAVYRFDKRVHPSFRSIRKSFGKLNTNVQENISGIHTVKSLSREDFEISKFNSSNNDYKQKYLDTSNIWAKYFPLMEFIGNISVVALLAFGGYMVINGSLKPGELVAFYSLVWYIMWPIMNLGFVINLFSQSKASGERLLEILEADEEISDADRDLSADKLSGHVTFKNVSLKYNDEDVPALTNVSFDAPPGKTVGLIGATGSGKTTVTQLMTRFYEPTSGQILLDGKDIKDHSLKSLRGSIGVVLQESFLFSTTIKSNIAYGKPNATMDEIIDAAKRAQAHEFIMELPEGYDTMLGERGMGLSGGQKQRISIARAICVDPSILILDDSTSAVDMDTEFRIQKDLKAVMKDRTTIIIAHRISSLKHADEIIVLQDGEVAERGTHEQLLHTDGSYKRIYDIQYKDQKAVVQSNAG encoded by the coding sequence TTGGAAACATTTAAAAAACTAAGGGCCTTTTATATGCCTTACAAAAATGATTTTTTGTGGTCAATGGGTTTTTTGCTCATCATGACAGCCATCACAGTTGTGTATCCGATGGTGCTGCAGTTTACGATTGATGATGTCGTATTAAATGAACAGTTTTCTCTTGTGCCATGGATCGCGCTCGGGTTTGTCGGCATTATGACGGTAAAGGGAGTGGCGACTTATTTTCACCAGTATTTAGGGGATATGTTTGGGATAAAATCTGTATACAGAATGAGAAATGAGCTTTATGAAAAGCTTCAGCGCCTCCCTTTTCGCTATTATGACAATGCCAAAACAGGAGACTTGATGTCAAGGCTGACAGCAGATGTGGAAGGCTTTCGTTTTTTCCTGTCATTTGGGATTGCGGAGTTAATCCGCTTCATTATTCTGATAGTCATCAGTCTTTGCGTCATGTTCTATTATTCAGTTCCGCTGACATTCGTCACGATTGCAGCTCTGCCGTTCTTGGCCGTCGCCGTTTACCGGTTTGACAAGCGGGTGCACCCTTCCTTCAGAAGCATTCGTAAGTCTTTTGGGAAACTGAATACAAATGTTCAGGAAAATATCAGCGGCATTCATACCGTAAAATCATTATCCAGAGAGGATTTTGAAATTTCAAAGTTTAATTCCTCAAACAACGATTACAAACAGAAGTATTTAGATACATCCAATATATGGGCTAAATATTTTCCGCTAATGGAGTTCATCGGAAATATTTCAGTTGTTGCTTTGCTTGCTTTCGGCGGATATATGGTGATTAACGGCAGTCTTAAACCAGGTGAGCTTGTAGCTTTTTACAGCCTTGTCTGGTATATCATGTGGCCAATTATGAACTTGGGATTTGTCATCAACCTGTTCTCTCAGTCCAAAGCTTCCGGCGAGCGGCTGCTTGAAATTTTGGAAGCGGATGAAGAAATCAGTGATGCGGATCGTGATTTGTCCGCGGACAAATTATCGGGTCATGTCACATTTAAAAATGTTTCGCTTAAATACAATGATGAAGATGTGCCGGCATTAACAAATGTGTCATTTGATGCGCCTCCTGGAAAAACGGTTGGACTGATTGGAGCCACAGGTTCTGGGAAAACAACCGTCACCCAATTAATGACGCGTTTCTATGAACCGACATCAGGCCAGATCCTGCTTGATGGAAAGGATATTAAAGATCATTCTTTAAAATCCCTGAGAGGAAGTATTGGTGTTGTTCTTCAGGAATCCTTCCTTTTTTCAACAACAATTAAATCAAATATTGCCTATGGAAAGCCAAATGCAACAATGGATGAAATCATCGATGCAGCGAAACGCGCTCAGGCACATGAGTTTATTATGGAACTTCCTGAAGGGTATGACACTATGCTTGGAGAACGGGGCATGGGTCTATCAGGAGGACAAAAGCAGAGAATTTCCATTGCACGCGCGATTTGTGTTGATCCAAGCATTCTGATTTTGGATGATTCAACTAGCGCGGTTGATATGGATACTGAATTCCGTATTCAGAAAGATTTAAAAGCGGTGATGAAGGATCGTACGACTATTATTATTGCTCACCGGATTTCTTCTTTAAAGCACGCAGATGAAATCATCGTGCTTCAGGATGGCGAGGTAGCCGAAAGAGGAACACACGAACAGCTGCTTCATACAGACGGTTCTTACAAACGAATTTATGACATTCAATATAAAGATCAAAAAGCTGTTGTACAGTCAAATGCAGGGTAG
- a CDS encoding GrpB family protein — protein sequence MKIHLSEYNPDWKMQFRQHEKRLKIAFKDPSIKIEHIGSTSVEGLSAKPVIDILIGVPSIEELSGAVDALADTSYIYKKVYDEALPFRRFFIGVKKEYLHLYPNIIEKEEVNIPHHHRTAHIHTVPITHQWWEDHLLFRDHLRTHPEDRVMYEDVKQNLSKKDWKTGNEYAYAKTECVLQILNKAKRNHNN from the coding sequence ATGAAGATCCATCTATCTGAATATAACCCTGACTGGAAAATGCAATTCCGCCAGCACGAGAAGAGACTGAAAATTGCCTTTAAAGATCCTTCTATTAAAATTGAACATATCGGAAGCACTTCTGTTGAAGGTCTTTCTGCTAAGCCGGTCATTGATATTTTAATTGGCGTGCCGTCAATTGAAGAGCTGTCTGGTGCAGTTGATGCTTTAGCTGATACCTCCTATATTTATAAAAAGGTTTACGATGAAGCTTTGCCTTTCAGACGATTTTTTATCGGGGTAAAAAAAGAATATCTGCATCTATATCCAAATATTATTGAAAAAGAAGAAGTCAACATTCCGCATCACCACCGAACTGCTCACATACATACAGTGCCCATAACCCATCAATGGTGGGAGGATCATCTCCTTTTTCGTGATCATCTTCGTACACATCCTGAAGATCGTGTGATGTATGAGGATGTAAAGCAGAACCTTTCAAAGAAGGATTGGAAAACAGGAAATGAATATGCATATGCAAAGACGGAGTGTGTCTTGCAGATTTTGAATAAAGCTAAACGAAATCACAATAATTAG
- a CDS encoding DUF6440 family protein has protein sequence MAANKRFEVTQSQGTLDVIRVIKDTETGVQYLQTISGGGVGITLLVDAEGKPLLDK, from the coding sequence ATGGCAGCAAATAAACGCTTTGAAGTAACTCAGTCTCAAGGGACACTCGATGTAATAAGGGTCATCAAGGACACGGAAACTGGTGTTCAATACCTGCAGACGATCTCTGGCGGCGGAGTCGGGATTACCTTGCTTGTTGATGCTGAAGGCAAGCCATTGCTTGATAAATAA
- a CDS encoding VOC family protein → MSVDVYLNFNGNCREAVEFYAKVFKTEEPKFMTFGESPPSPDYPLPEEAKDLIMHTRLNIDGSNVMFSDVFPGMPFVEGNNITLALVNKNIEELTSIFNQLKDGGTVVMDLQETFWSKLYGQVTDKFGIHWQVNYE, encoded by the coding sequence ATGTCAGTAGACGTTTACCTTAATTTCAATGGTAATTGCCGGGAAGCAGTGGAGTTTTATGCGAAGGTTTTCAAAACAGAAGAACCTAAATTTATGACGTTCGGCGAATCACCGCCCAGCCCTGATTATCCTCTGCCAGAGGAAGCGAAAGATTTGATTATGCATACAAGGCTTAACATTGATGGAAGCAATGTGATGTTTTCTGATGTCTTTCCTGGAATGCCATTTGTTGAAGGGAATAATATCACGCTTGCTTTAGTTAACAAGAACATAGAAGAGCTGACCTCTATTTTTAATCAGCTTAAAGATGGCGGCACAGTAGTCATGGATCTTCAGGAAACATTCTGGAGCAAGCTTTATGGACAAGTAACAGATAAATTCGGAATTCATTGGCAGGTTAATTACGAATAA
- a CDS encoding maltose acetyltransferase domain-containing protein yields the protein MKTEKEKMLDGELYLAGDEELIRERVRARRLTRLFHQTIETDDNARKSILKELFGTTGENIYIEPTFRCDYGSNIHVGANFYANFDCVILDVCKVTIGANCMLAPGVHIYTATHPLNAEERNSGAEFGKPVTIGDNVWIGGRAVINPGVTIGNNAVIASGAVVTKDVPENVVVGGNPARVLKHIEN from the coding sequence ATGAAAACAGAAAAAGAAAAGATGTTAGACGGAGAACTGTATCTTGCAGGAGACGAAGAATTAATACGTGAACGTGTTCGTGCCAGAAGATTAACAAGGCTGTTCCACCAGACAATTGAAACGGATGACAATGCTCGAAAAAGCATCCTTAAGGAATTGTTTGGAACAACAGGAGAAAACATTTATATCGAACCTACATTCCGCTGCGATTACGGCTCAAACATCCATGTAGGCGCAAACTTCTACGCTAACTTTGACTGCGTTATTTTGGATGTGTGCAAGGTAACAATCGGAGCCAATTGCATGCTTGCGCCAGGGGTTCACATATATACAGCCACTCATCCATTAAATGCTGAGGAAAGAAACAGCGGAGCAGAATTTGGAAAACCTGTTACAATCGGTGACAACGTATGGATCGGCGGAAGAGCGGTCATTAATCCGGGAGTGACAATCGGAAACAACGCTGTCATTGCATCCGGTGCAGTTGTGACAAAGGACGTCCCTGAGAATGTTGTAGTTGGAGGGAATCCGGCAAGGGTTTTAAAACATATTGAGAATTGA
- a CDS encoding DeoR/GlpR family DNA-binding transcription regulator, which yields MYQEERLLKILHALNEKQMLSNDEICEMLHISRDTARRDIVKLAEQGAAVRTHGGIALPIIKEEIQAYKNRLTSFSKEKHLIGKYSAGLIGNHDLCFFDVSTTIKFLCDHLETPATIYTHSLDNAESLSENENADFHLLGGRLDRTHRFFYEPEFRTAIESITFDKAFIGACAIGEDGIYYETKEDRIIKKTAAERSKQVFLLADYNKFNQESKYRAFDFSMIHVLVTDRRPPAKFQEILREHNVKIMISK from the coding sequence ATGTACCAAGAAGAACGTTTACTGAAAATTCTTCATGCTCTTAATGAAAAGCAAATGCTGTCAAATGATGAAATTTGTGAAATGCTGCATATCTCAAGGGATACTGCGAGACGAGATATTGTCAAGCTTGCAGAACAGGGGGCAGCGGTCAGAACACACGGAGGCATCGCACTGCCGATTATAAAAGAAGAAATACAGGCTTATAAAAACCGGCTAACTTCGTTTTCAAAGGAAAAGCATTTGATAGGGAAATACAGTGCAGGGTTGATTGGAAACCATGATCTCTGTTTCTTTGATGTCTCTACAACAATAAAGTTTTTGTGTGATCACCTTGAGACGCCTGCAACGATTTATACCCATTCGCTTGATAACGCGGAATCCCTTTCGGAAAATGAGAATGCAGATTTCCACCTGCTGGGCGGAAGATTAGACAGAACGCATCGTTTTTTCTATGAGCCTGAATTTCGGACGGCTATTGAAAGCATAACTTTTGATAAAGCATTTATCGGGGCCTGTGCCATTGGCGAAGACGGGATTTACTATGAGACAAAAGAAGACCGGATCATTAAAAAAACGGCTGCGGAACGCTCCAAGCAAGTCTTTTTGCTCGCGGATTACAACAAATTTAATCAAGAGAGCAAGTATCGTGCTTTTGATTTCTCAATGATTCATGTACTTGTAACGGACCGGAGACCTCCCGCAAAGTTTCAGGAAATCCTCAGGGAACACAATGTAAAAATTATGATCAGCAAATAA
- a CDS encoding aspartate aminotransferase family protein yields the protein MQKSTDIRDSLQKDEAYLWHSMKPFNPEATILAEEAKGAWISDANGKKYLDGMAGLWCVNAGYGRTELAEAAYEQLKKLAYFPLTQSHLPAIQLSEKLNDMLGGDYVIFFSNSGSEANETAFKIARQYHQQTGSHERYKIISRYRAYHGNTMGSLAATGQAQRKYKYEPLAPGFIHVPPPDSYRYPEEDHAAAAELKSVQAIDQTMTWELSETVAAMIMEPIITGGGILMPPENYMKGVKEVCEKHGALLIVDEVICGFGRTGKAFGFMNYGVKPDIITMAKGITSAYLPLSATAVKKEIYEAFKGTEEYDYFRHVNTFGGNPAACALALKNIEIFENEKLFERSSEVGGRMKAELTSRLQHNPFVGNVRGKGLLIGIELVENKDTKKPLDAGLVNKVIASCMEKGLIIGKNGATVAGYNNVLAISPPLNLEEEDAVFIVDTVVGELNGITETN from the coding sequence ATGCAAAAGAGTACAGATATAAGAGATTCCCTGCAAAAAGATGAGGCATATCTTTGGCATTCTATGAAGCCATTCAATCCAGAGGCGACTATTCTTGCAGAGGAAGCAAAGGGCGCATGGATCAGTGATGCAAATGGGAAAAAGTATTTAGACGGCATGGCCGGTTTGTGGTGCGTAAATGCAGGCTATGGAAGAACAGAGCTTGCGGAAGCTGCATATGAGCAGCTGAAGAAACTTGCTTATTTTCCGCTGACACAAAGTCATCTGCCTGCTATTCAGCTTTCAGAAAAACTGAATGACATGCTTGGCGGAGACTATGTCATTTTTTTCTCCAACAGCGGATCTGAGGCAAATGAAACAGCGTTCAAGATTGCCCGCCAATATCATCAGCAAACAGGCAGCCATGAACGCTATAAAATTATTTCAAGGTACAGAGCCTATCACGGCAATACAATGGGTTCACTTGCTGCAACCGGTCAGGCGCAGAGGAAGTATAAATACGAGCCGCTGGCACCGGGATTTATTCATGTGCCGCCGCCGGACTCCTACCGTTATCCTGAAGAAGATCATGCAGCAGCGGCTGAACTAAAATCGGTTCAGGCCATCGATCAGACCATGACCTGGGAGCTAAGCGAAACGGTTGCTGCGATGATCATGGAACCAATTATAACTGGCGGAGGCATTTTGATGCCGCCTGAGAACTATATGAAAGGTGTAAAGGAAGTGTGCGAAAAGCATGGGGCTTTGCTCATTGTTGACGAGGTCATCTGCGGCTTCGGCAGAACCGGAAAAGCATTCGGATTCATGAATTACGGAGTGAAGCCGGATATCATTACGATGGCTAAAGGGATCACAAGTGCCTACTTGCCACTCTCTGCTACAGCGGTTAAAAAAGAAATCTATGAAGCTTTTAAAGGAACAGAGGAATATGACTATTTCCGCCATGTAAACACATTTGGCGGAAATCCGGCTGCCTGTGCACTTGCCCTGAAGAACATCGAAATCTTTGAAAATGAAAAGCTGTTTGAACGATCAAGCGAGGTAGGGGGACGCATGAAAGCTGAACTCACATCACGTCTCCAGCATAATCCCTTTGTTGGAAATGTAAGAGGAAAAGGTCTCCTGATCGGTATCGAGCTGGTTGAAAACAAAGATACGAAAAAACCGCTGGATGCGGGACTTGTGAATAAAGTGATTGCCTCTTGCATGGAAAAAGGGCTGATCATCGGGAAAAATGGCGCCACTGTAGCAGGCTATAACAACGTACTTGCAATATCCCCTCCTCTAAATCTTGAAGAAGAGGACGCCGTGTTTATCGTTGATACGGTTGTAGGGGAGCTGAATGGAATAACCGAAACGAATTAA
- a CDS encoding CoA-acylating methylmalonate-semialdehyde dehydrogenase, translating into MTVANEAAAIKNFINGKWVSATGKEVQDVINPATGKKIASVPISTAEDVDQAAKAAAQAFKSWKLMPVPKRARILFKYHHLLTENHAELAKLIVSENGKAYKEAYGEVQRGIECVEFAAGAPSLMMGESLSGIAEEMDSEMFRYPLGVVGGITPFNFPMMVPLWMFPLAVACGNTFVLKPSERTPLLSNKLAEMFTEAGAPDGVLNIVHGSHDVVNGLLEHPDIKAISFVGSQPVAKYVYEKAAAKGKQVQALSGAKNHHVVMPDADFDKAAQHIISSAFGSAGQRCMACSAVVVVGYGDQFMQTLKQKADDLVMGNGLDEEVLLTPVIRDTHLNKVMGYIEKGIEEGATLLRDGRRDIENQTEGYFLGATIFDKVTPEMTIAKDEIFAPVLSVLRAENLDEGLEYIRKSRYGNGATIYTKDAQAIRTFREEADAGMLGINVGVPATMAFFPFSGWKDSFYGDLHVNGKDGVNFYTRKKMITSRFDF; encoded by the coding sequence ATGACAGTTGCAAATGAAGCAGCCGCAATTAAAAATTTCATCAATGGAAAATGGGTGAGTGCGACGGGAAAAGAAGTGCAGGACGTAATAAATCCGGCAACAGGGAAGAAGATTGCATCCGTTCCGATCTCAACCGCCGAAGATGTAGACCAGGCGGCAAAAGCAGCAGCACAAGCATTTAAGTCGTGGAAGCTGATGCCGGTTCCTAAAAGAGCAAGAATTCTATTTAAATATCATCATCTATTGACAGAAAATCATGCGGAGCTTGCCAAATTAATTGTTTCTGAGAATGGCAAGGCCTATAAAGAGGCCTATGGGGAGGTTCAAAGAGGTATAGAGTGTGTCGAGTTTGCAGCTGGGGCACCAAGTTTAATGATGGGTGAATCCTTATCTGGAATTGCTGAAGAGATGGATTCGGAAATGTTCCGCTATCCGCTTGGTGTAGTCGGCGGAATCACTCCATTTAACTTTCCAATGATGGTTCCTTTGTGGATGTTCCCGCTTGCGGTGGCATGCGGAAATACATTCGTTTTAAAACCATCTGAGCGGACACCGCTGCTTTCCAATAAGCTTGCTGAGATGTTCACGGAAGCAGGGGCTCCAGACGGTGTTTTGAACATTGTTCATGGGAGCCATGACGTTGTAAACGGGTTATTGGAGCATCCGGATATTAAAGCGATTTCATTTGTCGGCTCACAGCCTGTCGCTAAATATGTCTATGAAAAAGCTGCTGCAAAAGGGAAGCAGGTTCAAGCCCTCTCGGGTGCAAAAAATCATCATGTCGTTATGCCGGATGCGGATTTTGATAAAGCGGCTCAGCATATTATCAGCTCTGCTTTTGGCAGCGCGGGCCAGCGCTGTATGGCTTGCAGCGCTGTTGTTGTCGTTGGATACGGCGATCAATTTATGCAGACCCTAAAGCAAAAAGCAGATGATTTGGTGATGGGAAATGGACTCGATGAAGAAGTGCTTCTGACTCCTGTAATCCGTGATACTCATCTGAATAAAGTCATGGGATATATTGAAAAAGGAATAGAAGAAGGGGCAACTCTTCTGCGTGATGGACGAAGAGATATAGAGAATCAAACAGAAGGCTATTTTTTAGGCGCCACGATTTTTGACAAGGTCACACCTGAGATGACCATTGCAAAGGATGAAATTTTTGCACCAGTGCTCAGTGTGCTTCGTGCGGAAAATTTAGATGAAGGCCTTGAATATATTCGAAAATCCCGCTATGGAAACGGCGCGACCATTTACACAAAGGATGCTCAGGCTATTCGCACGTTCAGAGAAGAGGCAGATGCAGGGATGCTTGGAATTAATGTAGGAGTGCCTGCGACGATGGCTTTCTTCCCATTTTCGGGCTGGAAGGATTCTTTCTACGGTGATTTACATGTTAACGGCAAAGACGGCGTAAACTTCTATACACGCAAAAAAATGATTACATCCAGATTTGATTTTTAA